CGCGGCGCGGCCCCACCGCATAGCGCATCGCGGTGTGGTGGTGGGGGGCAAACATGAAGCCGACCCCGACCTGGTCGATACAGCGCGCCACCTGATCGGCGGCCAGGTCGAGATTGATCCCGGCGACGCTGAACAGATCGGCACTGCCCGACGAGGAAGACACGCCTCGGTTGCCGTGCTTGGCGACATGGGCTCCCGCCGCCGCGACCACAAAGCTCGAGGCCGTCGAGATGTTGAACAGGTTGGCACCGTCACCGCCGGTGCCAACGATATCGACGACATTTTCGCCATGCACCGTTACCGGAATCATCAGCTCACGCATCACCTGGGCGGCGGCGCTGATCTCTTCGGCGGTCTCGCCTTTCACGGAAAGCCCCACCAGGAAACCGCCGATCTGAGCGTCGGTGGCTTCGCCGGTCATGATGGCATGCATCACGCTGTGGGTCTGTTCATAGCTCAGGCTCTGGCCGCGCATCACGGCGTCGATCGCCTCTCGCATCTGCATCTTGTCTCTCCTTGCGATCCATGTCGTGGTGTGGCGATCAACGTTCAACCACGTTGCAGAAAGGTGGCCAGCAACTCGTGGCCCTGACGGGTGAGAATCGATTCGGGGTGGAACTGCACCCCTTCGATATCCAGTGTCTTGTGCCGCAGGCCCATGATCAGCCCCGGGGTGACATCGTCGTCATCCACCCAGGCGGTGACCTCGAGGCAGTCCGGCACACTGTCCGCGTCCACCACCAGCGAATGATAGCGGGTCACCTCCAGCGGGTTCTCAAGGCCAGTGAACACGCCGGTATTCAGGTGACGCACCTTGGAGGTCTTGCCATGCATCACCTGGGGGGCGCGCACCACCTCGCCGCCGAATACCTGACCGATGGCCTGGTGACCGAGGCAAACGCCGAGGATCGGCACGCGCCCGGCGAAATGGCGAATCACCTCAAGCGAAATACCGGCTTCACTGGGCGTGCAGGGCCCCGGTGAAATCACGATATGGCTCGGCGCCATGGCCTCGATCTCTTCGATCGTGATGGCGTCGTTGCGGTGGGTATCGACTTTCGCCCCCAGCTCGGCGAGATACTGCACCACGTTGTAGGTAAAGCTATCGTAGTTATCGATCATCAGCACGGACATGGCTATAAGATCCTGTTTCTACTCGTCGTCAGTGTGGCTATCAGCCTTCGGTACCCAGATGCTTACTCGGGATGAATCAAGTGCTCATATCCGCCATGCAGGGAACCAGCAGACACAAAAATGCCGCCCTGACGGCGGCATTTTCTCCAAAACGTCAGCGCGCCGCCCCCTGTTTAGGACTGCCACCACTGCTGGTTCGGATGTGTGTGATCTGGTGTTTTCATAGGGCAATAGTGCTGGGCAGGCGTCGCCCCTGTCAAGGCGCAACACGGGCGTGACGCCTCACGAGAGGCATGGAGCCGGCATCCCCTGCCGGACTAGGTCGGGAATCTCCTCGGCCGGGCGTGCGGCACTCAACAAGAACCCCTGCCCAAAATGGCAGCCGATATCGCCAAGCTGCTTATGCTGTGCCTCGGTTTCGATCCCTTCCGCCACCGTTTTCAACGACAGGTGCCGCCCAAGCTCTGTGATCGCGCTGACAATGCGTCCGCCAGCGCCCTCTTCTTCCAAGCGGTCAATAAACATCTTGTCGATCTTGAGGGTATCCAACGGCATCGACTGCAAGCGAGCCAATGATGAATATCCCTGGCCGAAGTCATCCAATGAAAGGTGGAATCCTGCCTCGCTTAACCAGTGCATCGCCTCGGACACTTCATTTGGCGCGTGCATCAGGGTGTCTTCGGTCAGCTCCAGCGACCACCAGCCTGGATCCGTGCCTTCCCCCGTCACCATGTCGCGAATATGCATCGCCGCTTTTTTGCCCTGCAACTAGCTAACCGACAGATTGACCCCCATCCAGATATCGACGCCGTCTCGGCGCCAGGCGGCTATCTGCCGCGCCGCCGTCACCAGGACCCAGTCTCCAATGGCGTCGATCAACCCAAGCTCTTCGGCCAGCGGGATAAAGGTACCCGGAGAGACCATCTGTCCGTCCGACTTTTTCCACCGGATCAGCGCTTCGACCCCCACGATGTTTCCACCGTCGATCTTCCAGATCGGCTGGTAGTGGAGGAGGAACTGGTGGGCCTCGAGCGCATGATAGAGCTCAGCCTCCAGAGTCAAACGTTTCTGACGTTCACTTCCCAGATCATCGGAGTAGAACACCAGCGGCAACCCGGACGACTTGGCCTGGTACATCGCCATGTCGGCCTGCTCGACCACGGTCTCGACCTCGGAACCAAAGTAGGGAAACAGACTGACGCCGATGCTCGCACCGAGGTGATGCCGGTAGCCCTGAATATCGAACGGCTGTTTCAGAGCTTCATGAATTCTGACGGCCAAGGCCTCGGCGCCTCGGCAAAGACGCTCGATGCCGTCATCTTCTTCAAGCGATGGCTGACGCGGCTCATCGACCATGACGACAATGAACTCATCGCCTCCCTGCCGGCCCACCAGGTCACCCTGTCGAAGAGTATGCTGGATGCGTTGGGCTACATGCTTGAGCACTTCATCGCCTGCCGCATGGCCGAGCGCATCGTTGATCAGCTTGAAATCATTGAGATCGATGAACAGCACTGCCGCGATGCGATCATGCCCATCGTCGGCCGCGACCCGTTTCAAGCGGTGCAGGAGAGAGCGCCGGTTTGGCAATGAGGTCAGAGTGTCGTTGTAGGCGAGGCGCCGTATTTCCCGCCCCTGGCGTTCACGCTCACGTCGCATCCGCAGCTTGTCCAACCCGAAGGCGAGGTTGTCTGACAAGCGCTCGAGAAGCTCATTCTCCTCACCTTCAAAGTCGCCCCAGTCCCGGGAGTACACGACCAGAATGCCACTCGGAGTTGACTGGGTTCGCAGCGGCAATAAGATGGCACTTCTCAACCCCCAGGCTTCAATCTGCGGCCACCAGGCCGCCATGCGGTGATCCGACATCAAGTCCGGGACGACTTGAGTGCGACCCCTCGAGAGTGCCGTACCAACGACGGTACTGCCTTGTGGGCTGTCCTCCCAGCGCACCTCTAGGTTGTCGGCATAGCCAGTCGCCGGGCCCGACACCTCGGAAATGGTGATGGTCGAGGTCCCTTCTTGAGCGAACCCCACCCAAGCCAGCTCATACCCCTCGGACTGAGTGATCATCCGACACACGGCGCTGACCAGACCGTCCTCATCCGATTCCCGCAGCATCACCTCGTTGCATGCATGCAGCGTCTTCAAGGCGCGACTCACCCCGGCGAGGGCCTGGCGAGTGAGGTCATGCTCTCGAGACTGATGGTGCGACAAGTCTCGCAGGCGCAGTAGATTTCGGATCCGGGCGCGAATTTCCGGACCTGTCGTCGGCAGGCGCAGCACGTCTTCCACGGCTTGCCCAAGCTCTTGCTTGAGCGCGCCGGGCGAGACGCGCTGCCCTGGTGCCAGCAAGAGAACCGGCAATACCACCGGGTGGGCATCGGCACGTAATTGGGCGACATGCTTGCGCTGATGCCGAAGTGTCGAGGGGTCGAGGATGAGAAGGTCCGCTGCGCCGCTGAAAGGCCTTCCATGCTCGAGTCCGACGGACTCCAGATCTTCATCCCCGCCGAGAGTCTGGATCAGAAGATTACAATCCGCATTGGATTGAAGGGCGATCTCGACTCGCCAAGGCTGGCCTTGCGGTGCGCTATCCACCATTATCCGCCGATCCTCGGAAAGCCCTGCCGGAGCCCATCTCAGGGTCGCCCCGCAGGATGCCGCGCAGGCCGGTCAAGGGCTTACCTACCTTCAGCCCACCCGCAGTGATATCGAATTCACGAAGCGTCTTCTCGAAGTCACCCGTGCGCTTCTTCAACATGCCGATGGTCTTGCGGATCTCGCCATCGAGTTCGATATAGCGCAATATCAGCACGGCGTCGGCCAGGTAGCTGATGCCGAGTTCGCTAACTCTCATTTCTCCGCCGGCAATCGAGCCAACCTCGTTGACGAGCAGCACGGTCACTCCCATATTGCCCAAGTAGCGGCAAAGCGCGTGGGCGTGGGATACCACGTCTTCGCCGCGCACTGACTGCCGATACCCCGAGAGGCTATCGATCATGACCATCGTGGCCCCCCGTTCCTCTACTTCACGGCGGACACGCCAGGCGAATTCATCCGGTGTATAGCGCAGTGGCTCGACCGACTCCACCGCGAGTGAATCGTCATGCATCATCTCACCCAGCGGTATGCCGACATGCTCACAGCGATGCCGGATCGTCGCGAGGCTTTCCTCGAAGCTGAAGATGACCGAACGCTCTCCGCGGCTCGCCGCCTCACGCATGAACTGGGCACCGAGCGACGTCTTGCCCACCCCAGTCGGGCCAGAGATGATCGTGACCGTGCCTCGCCCGATGCCACCTCCGGAGAGAGTATCCAGTTCGGCCACTCCAGAAGGAATCGACTCGGCAACGAAGGGCTGGCCGTGTTCTCCCGGCACCAGGCGCTCAAAGACACTCATGCCTTGATCGTTCAAGCGAATGGTATGCCGGCCTTCGGCGAAGCCGGAACCGCGAAACTTCACGACAGACAGCGATCGACCCGACTCCGTGCGGTCAAGCTGCAGAATGCCATCGCCGAGATACTGCAGGTCCTCGTCGGCCTCCGAACCGCGTTCCGAGGTAAAAAGCAGGGTCGAGCCGGCATTCGTCAGGTATTCAAGCAGCGCCATCACCTGCTTGCGGAACTGGAAGGTATCGGGCACCAGGTGACGGAACTGGCTGAGCGCATCGATGAAGACGCGCGCCGGAGGCCCTTCCGGAAATGCCTCTTCGATACGCGAGCGGATGTCGGGTGGCTCCGCTTCCCAAGGTTCGAGCAGGGTATAGGTCGATTGCCCACGGGTTTGCGCGGTGGGCGAGAGATCAATGGTCACTACCCCCTCGAGCGCCATGCCAATGCTCGCCGCATCATTGCGAATATTGCGGTCTGCCTCGCCGAGACTGACCAGCAATGCCCGTTCGCCTTCCGGCTTGGCGGAAAGAAAATGCAGGCCCAGCGTCGTCTTGCCCGTACCGGGGCCACCTGACACCAGGTATGACCGGCCAGGCAGGAAGCCTCCGTGAAGAATTTTCTCCAGTCCCGGAACATCTGTCGTGATGCGTGGCGACGGATTGCTTTTCATGATTCTCCCTAGCGTGATCTCTTCGCCTCGATAAAAGCTGCTCGACCGGCGGCACCTTGTATCGCTCAGGCTGATACGACCCTGGAGGCCTTGGCGAAGCGATGTCAGCCAGGCAGCCGGACCTTCTCCGGTGAGAGCCCTAACCATACCCAAGCGGCTAGGGAAAGCAACTTGGCTAGCGTCACGCTCAACAAGATGCGCAACGACGGTCTTCGTTCTGCTTGGCCCCATGAACCAAAACCCCGCCACTGGCGGGGTTTGAAGGGCGAGCCAAAACGTGTCGATCGTCAATTAAGTGGTGAAGGGGTATGTCTGCCCTTACTCCAGGTTGTCCAGGCCGCGCTCGGCCATGGCCACGGCGCGGAACAGGGCACGCCCCTTGTTGAGAGTCTCCTGCCACTCGAGTTCGGGCACCGAGTCGGCAACGACCCCGGCACCCGCTTGAACGTGCAGCTGACCGTCCTTGATGACGGCGGTCCGGATGGCGATGGCGGTATCCATGTTGCCGTGCCAGGAGAGATAGCCCACGGCGCCGGAATAGATGCCGCGCTTGACCGGCTCCAGCTCGTCGATGATTTCCATGGCACGGATTTTGGGGGCCCCTGACAGCGTGCCCGCCGGGAAGGTGGCGCGCAGCACGTCCATGGCCGTCAATCCCGGCTTCAGCTTGCCAGTGACGTTGGAAACGATATGCATGACGTGGGAATAGCGCTCCACCGCCATCTGATCGGTGACCTTGACGGTACCCGTTTCGCTGATGCGGCCCACGTCGTTGCGACCCAGGTCAATCAGCATCAGGTGCTCGGCGATCTCCTTGGGATCGGCCATCAGGTCGGCTTCCAGCGCCTGGTCCTCGGCCTCGGTAGCACCACGTACACGGGTGCCGGCGATCGGACGCACGGTGACCTCGCCTTCTTCCAGGCGCGTCAGGATCTCCGGCGACGAGCCCACCACATGATGATCATCGAGGTTGAAGAAAAACATGTACGGCGAAGGGTTAAGGCTGCGCAGCGCTCGATACAGATCGAGCGGCGGCGCCTGATAGGGAATCGAC
Above is a window of Halomonas sp. I5-271120 DNA encoding:
- a CDS encoding aminodeoxychorismate/anthranilate synthase component II, with the protein product MSVLMIDNYDSFTYNVVQYLAELGAKVDTHRNDAITIEEIEAMAPSHIVISPGPCTPSEAGISLEVIRHFAGRVPILGVCLGHQAIGQVFGGEVVRAPQVMHGKTSKVRHLNTGVFTGLENPLEVTRYHSLVVDADSVPDCLEVTAWVDDDDVTPGLIMGLRHKTLDIEGVQFHPESILTRQGHELLATFLQRG
- a CDS encoding ATPase domain-containing protein; this encodes MKSNPSPRITTDVPGLEKILHGGFLPGRSYLVSGGPGTGKTTLGLHFLSAKPEGERALLVSLGEADRNIRNDAASIGMALEGVVTIDLSPTAQTRGQSTYTLLEPWEAEPPDIRSRIEEAFPEGPPARVFIDALSQFRHLVPDTFQFRKQVMALLEYLTNAGSTLLFTSERGSEADEDLQYLGDGILQLDRTESGRSLSVVKFRGSGFAEGRHTIRLNDQGMSVFERLVPGEHGQPFVAESIPSGVAELDTLSGGGIGRGTVTIISGPTGVGKTSLGAQFMREAASRGERSVIFSFEESLATIRHRCEHVGIPLGEMMHDDSLAVESVEPLRYTPDEFAWRVRREVEERGATMVMIDSLSGYRQSVRGEDVVSHAHALCRYLGNMGVTVLLVNEVGSIAGGEMRVSELGISYLADAVLILRYIELDGEIRKTIGMLKKRTGDFEKTLREFDITAGGLKVGKPLTGLRGILRGDPEMGSGRAFRGSADNGG